In Treponema sp. J25, a single window of DNA contains:
- a CDS encoding TIGR03936 family radical SAM-associated protein yields the protein MCNQNAKIVYNSIHIDKKSLLCEEKKDETPQGFPENHGPSFPNKKNKKRDAYRIVFSFTKQSRAIFIPHLGLMEVFSKALVRSGLPVHFTEGFNPLPAMDFAAPLSLGIASQEEIATIEMEEIVSPENFLAILNTCLPEGIRITRAELFVIPEGVKKYSSPALLWGSCYRIKGSSAEIFLPSKEDKKIKELAEKHPEKLLAIERIRTLAYNPQEKNLPSGFSGASYFTVYSELYKKWQES from the coding sequence GTGTGCAATCAGAATGCCAAAATTGTATACAATAGTATACATATTGATAAAAAAAGTTTGCTTTGCGAAGAAAAAAAAGATGAGACGCCTCAAGGATTCCCTGAAAACCATGGCCCCTCTTTTCCCAACAAAAAAAACAAGAAAAGAGATGCTTATCGTATCGTTTTCTCTTTCACTAAACAGAGCAGGGCTATCTTTATTCCTCATCTTGGTCTGATGGAAGTTTTTTCTAAAGCCTTAGTTCGTTCTGGTCTTCCTGTTCACTTTACCGAAGGCTTTAACCCGCTCCCGGCAATGGATTTTGCGGCGCCCCTGAGTCTTGGTATTGCTTCTCAGGAAGAAATTGCTACGATTGAAATGGAGGAGATAGTCTCTCCAGAGAATTTTCTTGCCATTTTGAACACCTGTCTGCCCGAGGGAATTCGCATAACCAGGGCAGAACTCTTTGTGATCCCCGAAGGGGTAAAAAAATACTCAAGCCCTGCTTTATTATGGGGATCCTGTTATCGCATAAAAGGATCGTCTGCAGAGATATTCTTGCCATCAAAAGAGGATAAAAAAATAAAAGAGCTTGCTGAAAAACATCCGGAAAAACTTCTTGCCATAGAACGAATTAGAACGTTAGCCTATAATCCTCAGGAGAAAAACCTGCCTTCCGGTTTTTCAGGAGCCTCATATTTTACGGTATACAGTGAATTGTATAAAAAATGGCAGGAAAGCTAA
- a CDS encoding adenylate/guanylate cyclase domain-containing protein has translation MKKRAKLLQTKYFGLIIGLLVVMIILLLDFSTSIFKDLNTKATDFQFYLKGMVTPKTIQEGVVATEENPRISRDIIIVGIDNRSLATFGKWPFPRSYHANLIDNFSRIIDKREREAALFLDIFFIESDTRPAEDGRLLQSIERSGRVFLETLLDVAISDYDSHETMLRRQKELLRHHPGLVKIQGKWKEMFDFKSVQAPLIPFGRASAGYGHANYIQDSDEIYRRQPLVAKLTEELEQIPLSELIVGYTVDETVYERLVWIDRDNRSHNIRIPLTAEGLKQLQKDLERYAPPVIEDADEDGIPENQYYIVRKVKDYFIPAITLTLACSYFGINLNDVEVVIGKHIRLPNPTVYDPVSDTRIPYSIPIGKAVFDKEGNLIKPAPRKVLDEIVIPINDQGQMVVNYMGYRSSPSLDGYRTFPIRSYASYAERVTGPDPETWPRSRAMANKIVMVGPFADGIAEDEKPTPYGLMYGVEIHANALNTILMNNFLYSVPRWLDVLLLLLLVGAISFLVSRYSTLWGLVTLLGVLLFYFLGISVAFEAYNMVFDFPKPAVGMIFSFIAIVSYRAMTEEKEKKMIRTTFGKYVSPKVVDQILENPPELGGVDKELTVLFSDIRGFTTLSENMTPQELVNHLNVYLTAMTDIILEYEGTLDKYVGDEIMCFWGAPISQEDHAIRACKCALRQMEKLRELNESWPESKRIDIGIGINSGIMTVGNMGSPGRMNYTLMGDNVNLGARLEGTNKQYGTHIIISEFTYGLVKDHFIVRELDTIRVKGKNKPVVIYELVDSVDPL, from the coding sequence ATGAAAAAACGGGCAAAGCTATTACAGACAAAGTATTTTGGTCTCATAATAGGTTTGCTCGTTGTGATGATTATCCTTTTACTTGATTTTTCTACATCTATTTTTAAAGACCTCAACACGAAGGCGACGGACTTTCAATTTTATTTAAAAGGGATGGTAACCCCTAAAACTATTCAGGAAGGGGTGGTGGCGACCGAGGAAAATCCCCGGATTTCCCGGGATATCATTATCGTAGGAATCGACAATCGTTCCCTTGCTACGTTTGGAAAATGGCCTTTCCCTCGATCCTATCATGCGAACCTCATCGATAATTTTTCTCGTATCATAGATAAACGAGAACGGGAGGCGGCCCTTTTTCTTGATATATTTTTTATCGAAAGTGATACTCGGCCAGCGGAAGATGGGCGGCTTCTTCAAAGTATAGAACGGTCGGGCAGGGTTTTTCTTGAAACGCTATTAGATGTGGCGATAAGTGATTATGATTCCCACGAAACAATGCTTCGCCGACAGAAAGAACTGCTTCGGCATCATCCAGGCCTTGTGAAAATCCAGGGAAAATGGAAAGAGATGTTCGACTTTAAAAGTGTTCAGGCTCCCCTTATTCCCTTTGGCAGGGCAAGCGCAGGCTATGGGCATGCCAATTATATTCAGGATAGCGATGAAATATATCGACGCCAGCCCCTGGTTGCTAAACTTACCGAAGAACTGGAACAGATACCCCTTTCTGAGCTGATCGTTGGGTATACGGTAGATGAGACAGTCTATGAACGACTTGTATGGATAGACCGGGATAATCGGAGTCATAATATACGTATACCCCTGACTGCTGAGGGTCTTAAACAGTTACAGAAAGACCTCGAACGATATGCCCCTCCGGTGATAGAAGATGCGGATGAAGACGGAATTCCAGAGAATCAATATTACATTGTGCGAAAGGTAAAGGATTATTTCATTCCCGCTATTACTCTAACTCTTGCCTGTTCTTATTTTGGAATTAATTTAAATGATGTGGAAGTAGTAATCGGAAAACATATTCGACTTCCCAACCCAACTGTCTATGATCCTGTTTCGGATACGAGAATTCCATATAGCATTCCTATAGGGAAAGCGGTGTTTGATAAAGAAGGGAACCTCATCAAGCCTGCTCCCCGCAAAGTCTTAGATGAAATCGTAATTCCCATTAATGACCAGGGACAAATGGTGGTCAACTATATGGGCTACCGTTCTTCTCCTTCCCTCGATGGGTATCGAACGTTCCCTATTCGTTCATATGCGAGTTATGCCGAACGGGTAACCGGTCCGGACCCCGAAACATGGCCCCGAAGCAGAGCCATGGCAAACAAAATAGTAATGGTCGGGCCCTTCGCAGATGGGATTGCGGAGGATGAAAAACCTACCCCCTATGGGTTAATGTACGGCGTTGAGATCCACGCAAATGCTTTAAACACAATCCTCATGAATAACTTCCTTTACTCTGTTCCTCGCTGGCTGGATGTTTTGTTGCTCTTACTACTGGTAGGGGCTATTTCCTTTCTTGTTTCTCGATATTCCACGCTCTGGGGGCTAGTAACCCTTTTAGGAGTTCTTCTCTTTTATTTTCTGGGGATTTCGGTTGCCTTCGAAGCCTACAATATGGTGTTTGATTTCCCAAAACCCGCCGTGGGAATGATCTTTTCGTTTATTGCGATTGTGTCATATCGGGCTATGACAGAAGAAAAAGAGAAAAAGATGATCCGCACCACCTTTGGAAAATATGTAAGCCCCAAAGTGGTAGACCAAATTCTTGAGAATCCTCCAGAATTGGGAGGCGTTGACAAAGAACTAACGGTCCTTTTTTCGGATATCCGAGGGTTTACCACCCTTTCTGAAAACATGACCCCCCAGGAACTGGTAAATCATCTGAATGTATACCTTACGGCCATGACCGATATTATTCTGGAATACGAAGGAACCCTGGATAAATATGTGGGCGATGAAATCATGTGTTTTTGGGGGGCTCCCATTTCTCAGGAAGACCACGCTATTCGGGCATGTAAGTGTGCCCTGAGGCAAATGGAAAAACTTAGAGAACTGAATGAGTCCTGGCCGGAAAGTAAACGTATTGACATTGGTATCGGAATTAATTCAGGAATTATGACGGTGGGGAACATGGGTTCGCCCGGAAGGATGAATTACACCCTTATGGGAGATAACGTAAACCTGGGGGCCCGTCTAGAGGGAACTAACAAGCAATATGGGACCCATATTATTATCAGCGAGTTTACCTATGGCCTTGTAAAGGATCACTTTATAGTTCGAGAGCTAGACACTATCCGGGTAAAAGGAAAGAACAAGCCCGTCGTTATTTACGAATTGGTGGATAGTGTTGATCCCCTATAG
- a CDS encoding tetratricopeptide repeat protein: MESAKKSEVAVNFSDRLVNFIQRNRKILAGVLIVLFVVLVGVGIGYTVLENARKANIVKVAELEKSYEEIRILEDSSDKEEKIQTLIKELEKFAEQHTWLSKYSGTRAYMTLATIHVDRKEWPEAEQAWLKVASISPSSYLAPVALYNAATAAEERGDSLKALELYTRCAKEYEKTFPLMPRVYFAIGRIQESQKNNTEALAAYEKLVEKWPNDNWTKLARSRILMLSTLK, translated from the coding sequence ATGGAAAGCGCAAAAAAAAGCGAAGTGGCGGTGAATTTTTCTGACCGGCTGGTCAATTTTATTCAACGGAATCGAAAAATATTGGCGGGTGTTCTCATTGTTCTCTTTGTTGTTCTTGTCGGGGTAGGAATTGGATATACGGTTTTGGAAAATGCTAGAAAAGCAAATATAGTAAAGGTAGCGGAACTTGAAAAATCCTATGAAGAAATACGTATTCTCGAGGATTCTTCTGATAAAGAAGAGAAAATCCAAACATTAATAAAAGAACTTGAGAAATTTGCAGAGCAACATACCTGGTTAAGCAAGTATAGTGGAACTCGGGCATATATGACCCTTGCTACTATTCATGTGGACAGAAAAGAATGGCCTGAAGCAGAGCAGGCCTGGCTTAAGGTTGCATCAATTTCCCCTTCAAGTTACCTCGCACCGGTGGCTCTTTATAATGCGGCTACCGCTGCAGAGGAGCGGGGAGATTCCCTTAAGGCACTGGAGTTGTATACTCGCTGTGCGAAAGAGTATGAGAAGACCTTCCCTTTAATGCCCCGGGTATATTTTGCCATAGGTCGTATCCAGGAGAGCCAAAAAAACAATACCGAAGCTCTTGCAGCGTATGAAAAGCTCGTGGAAAAATGGCCAAACGACAATTGGACAAAACTCGCTCGTAGCCGTATACTAATGTTATCTACACTGAAATAG
- a CDS encoding sigma 54-interacting transcriptional regulator — translation MLSQIDVQKFNTLIEINTLINSNYTDVRSLLTQILESATRLCEGEASSLLLLNKAEQKLYFEIALGSKGAAVKKYSLNFGEGIAGWVAQHNKSIIVNDVENDSRHLAEISRSIGYPAKTMLAVPMRIKDECVGVIELINKKNGRYFSEDDLEWLEIFANQAAIAIQNARSYEKAREEIHFLQDQIQTDRGYHTLIAASPVILEKLEIIERVAKTDSSVLILGESGVGKELFAEQIHLRSNRRDGPFVRVNCAALPEGLLESELFGHVKGAFTDAIQNRRGRFEMANGGTIFLDEIGDLPLKLQAKLLRVIQQKTFEKVGSDTSITVDVRILAATNRDIEALVEKGEFRRDLYYRLNVLPIYIPPLRQRPEDIPELAQFFLKKFSRETKKKIDGFSDEAMRVMLTYNWPGNVRELENCIERACVISNGPWIQPEDLLLRSTANASDATVPQDTKNLKNALNSFKRHFIKKVLEECNWNQTEAAKVLDIQRTYLSRLIKELEIVNPKE, via the coding sequence ATGCTTTCTCAGATCGACGTCCAGAAGTTCAACACCCTGATAGAGATTAACACTCTCATTAATTCGAACTATACGGACGTACGGTCTCTGTTGACCCAGATTCTTGAGTCGGCTACTCGCCTCTGTGAAGGGGAGGCCTCGAGCCTCCTCTTGCTCAACAAGGCAGAACAAAAACTGTATTTTGAAATTGCCCTTGGATCCAAGGGAGCGGCGGTAAAAAAGTACTCCCTTAACTTTGGAGAGGGCATCGCAGGGTGGGTAGCTCAACACAACAAGTCTATTATTGTAAACGATGTAGAAAACGATAGCCGGCATCTGGCGGAAATTTCACGGTCCATTGGATATCCTGCAAAGACCATGCTGGCGGTTCCCATGCGCATCAAAGATGAATGCGTGGGGGTTATCGAGCTTATAAATAAAAAGAATGGGCGCTACTTTTCAGAAGATGACCTCGAGTGGCTTGAAATTTTTGCTAATCAGGCAGCCATAGCGATTCAAAATGCCCGGAGTTACGAAAAGGCCCGAGAAGAAATCCACTTCCTGCAAGATCAGATTCAAACGGATAGGGGATACCATACACTTATTGCGGCAAGCCCGGTTATCTTAGAAAAGCTTGAAATTATCGAACGGGTAGCTAAAACCGATTCCTCCGTATTAATCCTGGGTGAGAGTGGGGTAGGGAAGGAGCTTTTTGCGGAACAGATTCACCTTCGGAGCAATCGGCGGGATGGCCCTTTTGTGCGGGTAAATTGCGCAGCCCTCCCCGAAGGACTCTTGGAAAGTGAACTCTTTGGTCACGTAAAAGGGGCATTCACCGACGCAATTCAGAATCGTCGGGGCCGCTTTGAAATGGCCAACGGAGGAACCATCTTTTTAGATGAAATAGGTGATCTCCCGCTGAAGTTGCAGGCTAAATTGTTACGGGTTATCCAGCAAAAGACCTTTGAAAAGGTTGGGTCCGACACCAGTATTACCGTAGATGTCCGTATTCTGGCGGCCACAAACCGGGATATCGAAGCTCTGGTGGAAAAAGGGGAGTTCCGGCGGGATCTCTACTACCGGCTTAACGTGCTTCCTATTTATATTCCTCCATTACGACAGCGCCCCGAGGATATTCCCGAATTAGCCCAGTTCTTTTTAAAGAAGTTCAGTCGGGAAACGAAGAAAAAAATAGATGGTTTCTCGGATGAGGCAATGCGGGTAATGCTTACCTATAATTGGCCTGGAAATGTTCGGGAACTGGAAAACTGTATTGAGCGGGCCTGCGTTATCAGTAATGGGCCATGGATTCAGCCAGAGGATCTGTTATTACGATCAACCGCAAACGCGAGCGATGCAACGGTGCCGCAGGATACAAAAAATCTTAAAAATGCCTTGAATAGCTTTAAACGGCACTTTATAAAAAAAGTTCTTGAAGAATGTAACTGGAACCAGACCGAAGCAGCAAAGGTGTTGGATATCCAGCGTACATATCTTTCTCGACTTATTAAAGAGCTAGAAATCGTAAATCCTAAGGAGTAG
- a CDS encoding pseudouridine synthase, whose protein sequence is MNYKEHNAPGTWDIPEGGLRLQVYLARCGVASRRGAEQLIQEGRVTLNHTLVTTMGVKVVPGDIVMVDGKEVYPEERRHYLVLHKPAGYLCSARDPYHRPLVGDLIPSSITERLFTIGRLDFRSSGLLILTNDGPFAAKVGHPSAEIEKEYYVESTVPIPEVLLEQFPQGIDIEGVTYTCRAIEKLGKKALRIVLIEGKNREIRRVFSFFHLHPRVLRRIRIGPVLLGDLTEGKTRPLTPEEIEALRDVAGKRGKAPH, encoded by the coding sequence TTGAACTACAAGGAACATAACGCGCCTGGCACCTGGGACATTCCCGAAGGAGGCCTTCGACTCCAGGTATATTTAGCCCGGTGTGGGGTGGCTTCCCGCCGCGGAGCAGAACAGCTTATTCAGGAAGGACGGGTGACGCTAAACCATACTCTGGTCACTACCATGGGCGTAAAGGTGGTGCCAGGGGATATCGTGATGGTTGATGGAAAAGAGGTATACCCGGAAGAACGGCGTCACTACCTGGTTCTCCACAAACCAGCAGGGTATCTGTGCAGTGCTCGGGATCCCTATCATCGCCCCCTGGTGGGAGACCTGATTCCTTCTTCTATCACCGAACGGCTTTTTACTATCGGTCGGCTTGATTTTCGTTCTTCGGGGTTGCTTATTCTTACCAATGACGGACCCTTTGCGGCAAAGGTAGGGCATCCCTCTGCGGAAATCGAAAAGGAATACTATGTGGAATCCACGGTTCCTATCCCCGAGGTTCTTTTAGAACAATTTCCGCAGGGGATTGATATCGAAGGGGTCACCTACACATGCCGGGCCATAGAAAAACTGGGAAAAAAGGCTCTGCGAATTGTTCTTATTGAAGGGAAAAACCGGGAAATCCGACGGGTGTTTTCGTTTTTCCACCTGCATCCCCGGGTGTTGCGCCGCATTCGCATTGGGCCCGTGTTGTTGGGGGATTTGACGGAAGGGAAGACTCGTCCGCTTACTCCAGAGGAAATAGAGGCGCTCCGGGATGTGGCAGGGAAAAGGGGGAAAGCTCCCCATTAA
- the scpB gene encoding SMC-Scp complex subunit ScpB, which yields MEIQLDKEVALIEAILYLETEPLEISQLARIAGLSKEVVEQALEKLEERYREPISGVELSRIGGGIVISPKKEYWDILKERYGKKNDAKLSRAALETLSIIAYSQPITRSEIEAIRGVSADTMIRLLLERGLIKEVGKKDVPGKPIQYGTTKEFLKMFRLESIADLPKLDESERERFELQGT from the coding sequence ATGGAGATACAGTTGGATAAAGAAGTTGCCCTTATTGAGGCGATTCTCTACCTTGAAACAGAGCCCCTCGAAATTTCCCAACTTGCCCGAATTGCGGGTCTCTCTAAAGAGGTAGTAGAACAGGCCTTAGAAAAACTGGAAGAACGGTATCGAGAGCCTATTTCCGGGGTAGAACTTTCCCGGATTGGCGGGGGTATTGTTATCTCCCCTAAGAAAGAGTACTGGGACATTCTTAAAGAACGGTATGGAAAGAAAAACGATGCCAAACTTTCCCGGGCGGCCCTGGAAACCCTTTCCATCATTGCCTATTCCCAGCCTATTACCCGGAGTGAAATAGAGGCAATCCGGGGGGTCTCGGCGGATACGATGATTCGCCTGCTTTTAGAGCGGGGACTTATAAAAGAGGTGGGCAAGAAGGACGTCCCTGGCAAACCAATTCAGTATGGAACCACAAAGGAATTTTTAAAGATGTTCCGACTCGAAAGTATTGCGGATTTGCCAAAGCTAGATGAAAGTGAGCGAGAACGGTTTGAACTACAAGGAACATAA
- a CDS encoding segregation/condensation protein A, with the protein MEEPEITSKTQVKLRDFEGPLDLLLFLIKKNEVNIYDIPIAEITEQYLEYVRYATELDLESLTEFHVMAATLLYIKSRMLLPVEMDGEEEIEDPRQELVDRLIEYQKYKKLTELMEEKEREAEWVIERKKLQRVLPFGEEELWERVDVWDLLKTFSSLVSNLTSERIIDLYEEVSINEKLTLLNELLEKRGECNFTDLVVRRGSVMDIVCAFLAVLEAVKFRMVSIYQNRMFGDIIIRPYEKVYSHGDTVG; encoded by the coding sequence ATGGAAGAACCAGAAATAACTTCAAAAACTCAGGTAAAACTTCGGGATTTCGAAGGTCCCCTCGACCTCCTGTTATTTCTCATTAAAAAGAACGAAGTGAATATCTATGATATTCCCATTGCAGAAATCACCGAACAATACCTTGAATATGTCCGTTATGCCACTGAACTGGACCTCGAGTCGCTTACCGAGTTTCATGTGATGGCCGCTACGCTGTTATACATAAAAAGCCGTATGCTTTTACCAGTAGAGATGGATGGGGAAGAAGAGATTGAAGATCCCCGCCAGGAACTGGTGGATCGGCTTATCGAATATCAAAAGTATAAAAAACTGACAGAACTCATGGAAGAAAAGGAACGGGAGGCAGAGTGGGTCATTGAACGAAAAAAGTTGCAGCGAGTTCTGCCCTTTGGAGAAGAGGAACTATGGGAACGGGTCGATGTGTGGGATCTTCTTAAAACCTTTTCGTCCTTGGTGAGTAACCTTACCAGCGAGCGAATCATAGATCTGTATGAAGAAGTTTCAATCAATGAAAAGCTTACCCTTTTGAATGAGCTTCTGGAAAAACGGGGAGAATGTAATTTTACTGACCTCGTGGTCCGCCGGGGATCGGTTATGGATATTGTCTGTGCCTTCCTGGCGGTTTTAGAGGCGGTAAAATTCAGAATGGTCTCTATTTATCAAAATCGGATGTTTGGGGATATCATTATTCGACCGTATGAGAAGGTGTATTCCCATGGAGATACAGTTGGATAA
- the folK gene encoding 2-amino-4-hydroxy-6-hydroxymethyldihydropteridine diphosphokinase has product MGERVDKIPRRKIASGTALVNLREKSGEEKMAEREGYEVILGLGSNQGFSREILFKAVQELGVLLKDLRMSRIYLTKPRHLVEQPMYYNCAVVGFYQGSPEELLTSIQKIEERYGRDRSKEQRWGARRLDIDILIMGNLIINDGPRLQIPHPRLLERKFALLPLLELCPLCQDPRTGIPLWQIYEQLPDQGIYYTDMEYYNQPSWKNQK; this is encoded by the coding sequence GTGGGGGAGCGAGTAGATAAGATCCCCAGGCGTAAAATAGCATCTGGCACGGCCCTGGTGAATCTCCGGGAAAAGTCGGGGGAAGAAAAAATGGCGGAACGGGAAGGGTATGAGGTCATTCTTGGTCTTGGCTCAAACCAGGGGTTCTCCCGGGAGATTCTTTTTAAGGCAGTCCAGGAGCTAGGGGTTCTTCTAAAGGATCTGCGCATGTCCCGAATATACCTTACCAAGCCCCGGCACCTGGTGGAACAGCCGATGTATTACAATTGTGCGGTGGTAGGTTTCTATCAGGGGAGCCCCGAGGAACTGCTTACCTCGATCCAGAAAATAGAAGAGCGGTATGGGAGAGATCGTAGCAAGGAACAACGGTGGGGAGCCCGAAGACTGGATATCGATATTCTGATCATGGGGAATCTTATCATCAACGATGGTCCCCGTCTTCAAATACCGCATCCCCGGCTGTTGGAACGGAAATTTGCCCTTCTCCCTCTTCTGGAGTTGTGCCCCCTCTGTCAGGACCCCCGGACGGGGATACCCCTGTGGCAAATATATGAACAGTTACCGGACCAGGGTATTTACTATACTGATATGGAGTACTATAATCAGCCCTCATGGAAGAACCAGAAATAA
- the recA gene encoding recombinase RecA, translating to MAKNGESLEQSQETKPSLEEKLKALEIARLQIEKQFGAGSLMKLGTHVNAAGIEVIPSGSILLDEALGIGGYPRGRIIEIYGPESSGKTTLALHAIAEAQKRGGIAAFIDAEHALDPVYAKNLGVNIDELWVSQPDTGEQALEIAENLVRSGAVDIIVVDSVAALTPQAEIEGEMGDAHVGLQARLMSQALRKLTATIGKSKTILIFINQIRMKIGVMFGNPETTTGGNALKFYASVRLEVRKMETIEKGDADAIGNRVRVKVVKNKVAPPFRKAELEILFGKGISAAGSILDAAVKYELIDKKGSWYAYGEEKIGQGRDNAVAYLEANPALMTEIEKKLRALMFPGMREPEAPVGAGGGSPLPGTGGKGPTIQNTGASSAAIPKAGTAPLGASSGSGTPPAGKAPTGAIQKDEPLSGPSGTLARGSSIARKPETVAEQPTSKKGSAPSSVSSEEELF from the coding sequence ATGGCAAAGAATGGAGAATCCTTAGAACAGTCCCAGGAGACAAAACCGAGCCTGGAAGAAAAACTCAAGGCCCTGGAAATTGCCAGGCTTCAAATAGAAAAACAATTTGGAGCCGGTTCTCTTATGAAGTTAGGCACCCATGTGAATGCCGCCGGGATTGAGGTAATCCCCTCGGGGTCCATCCTTCTGGATGAAGCCCTGGGTATTGGTGGCTATCCCCGGGGAAGAATCATAGAAATTTATGGCCCCGAATCTTCAGGGAAAACGACTCTTGCCCTCCATGCCATAGCGGAGGCCCAGAAACGGGGCGGTATTGCCGCCTTTATCGATGCAGAACATGCCCTTGATCCGGTGTATGCAAAAAACCTGGGGGTAAACATCGATGAACTGTGGGTTTCCCAGCCTGACACGGGAGAGCAGGCCCTGGAAATAGCGGAAAATCTGGTGCGTTCCGGTGCGGTAGACATTATCGTTGTGGATTCGGTCGCAGCCCTTACCCCGCAGGCTGAAATAGAAGGGGAGATGGGGGATGCCCACGTGGGGCTCCAGGCTCGCCTCATGAGTCAGGCCCTGCGTAAACTGACCGCCACCATAGGAAAATCAAAAACCATTCTGATTTTTATCAATCAGATCCGTATGAAAATTGGGGTTATGTTTGGGAACCCGGAGACAACCACCGGTGGAAATGCCCTTAAGTTCTACGCCTCAGTACGATTAGAAGTACGAAAAATGGAGACCATCGAAAAGGGAGATGCCGATGCCATTGGGAATCGGGTACGGGTAAAGGTGGTGAAAAATAAGGTGGCCCCCCCATTCAGAAAAGCGGAACTTGAGATCCTGTTTGGCAAAGGGATTTCTGCGGCGGGTAGTATCCTTGATGCAGCGGTAAAATACGAACTTATCGATAAGAAGGGGTCCTGGTATGCCTATGGGGAAGAGAAAATCGGCCAGGGGCGGGATAATGCGGTAGCCTATTTAGAAGCGAATCCCGCTCTTATGACGGAGATAGAGAAAAAACTCCGGGCCCTTATGTTCCCCGGTATGCGAGAACCGGAGGCGCCGGTGGGCGCGGGTGGGGGATCTCCGCTTCCGGGAACAGGGGGAAAAGGGCCTACAATCCAAAACACCGGAGCTTCTTCTGCCGCAATACCGAAAGCCGGTACGGCTCCCCTCGGTGCTTCCTCTGGAAGCGGAACACCCCCCGCTGGCAAAGCGCCCACCGGCGCCATCCAAAAGGATGAGCCTCTGAGTGGACCTTCAGGGACTTTAGCACGGGGTTCTTCTATCGCACGGAAACCCGAGACCGTGGCGGAACAACCGACAAGCAAGAAAGGTTCTGCCCCTTCTTCGGTGTCCTCTGAGGAAGAGCTTTTCTGA
- the prs gene encoding ribose-phosphate diphosphokinase yields MQNDFIVLATRSMQEYTDRVVQHLLHFPSFQEKAELINQVGSLRVDLFADGELEVAVGTSLRGKDVYLFSSAARNPAGIPVEEAKIELYHAIDALKRAQAERICVFEPYVTCSRSDRTTRRNSVGLWIHFKILSSLGACHIITYQLHSDKSKSMVDPTICAIDDVPGLKLLKQYLCDRYIQSVDFLRNVVRSQWAFCSVDAGGEKLARTFANAFGAPLVVAHKQRDYSRANTVESINILSAEPIEGKVLWIVDDMIDTAGSVYSLINALEKFHPTEINLAAVHAVFSSPALERLTELTRRGLLKHIVVTDTVYCPECFGEDLPNLEVVSSTELSAHIIATIALDKSLGKLLEPFNAEAYLSRPRLF; encoded by the coding sequence ATGCAAAATGACTTTATCGTTTTGGCTACCCGTTCTATGCAGGAATATACCGACCGGGTGGTCCAACACCTGCTTCATTTCCCCAGTTTTCAGGAAAAAGCAGAATTGATTAACCAGGTGGGGAGCCTGCGGGTTGATCTCTTTGCAGATGGAGAACTCGAGGTTGCAGTAGGAACTTCCCTCAGAGGAAAGGATGTCTATCTTTTTTCCAGTGCTGCCCGGAATCCCGCGGGGATCCCCGTAGAAGAAGCAAAAATAGAGCTGTATCATGCTATTGATGCATTAAAACGAGCCCAGGCAGAACGGATCTGTGTCTTTGAACCCTATGTAACCTGTTCTCGTTCCGATAGAACCACCCGTCGAAATTCGGTGGGCCTCTGGATTCACTTTAAGATCCTTTCCAGTTTAGGGGCCTGTCATATTATCACCTATCAGCTCCATTCAGATAAATCAAAAAGCATGGTTGATCCTACCATCTGTGCTATTGATGATGTGCCTGGCTTAAAATTACTGAAGCAGTACCTCTGTGACCGGTACATCCAATCGGTGGATTTTTTGAGAAACGTAGTACGCTCCCAATGGGCCTTCTGTTCGGTCGATGCGGGGGGTGAAAAACTGGCCCGAACTTTTGCTAATGCCTTCGGTGCTCCCTTAGTAGTGGCCCACAAACAACGGGATTATTCCCGGGCCAATACAGTGGAATCAATCAATATTCTTTCAGCGGAACCCATCGAAGGGAAGGTGCTCTGGATTGTGGATGATATGATTGATACCGCCGGTTCGGTGTATAGTCTTATTAATGCCCTTGAAAAATTCCATCCCACCGAGATTAACCTGGCGGCGGTGCATGCGGTCTTTTCTTCCCCTGCCCTGGAACGGTTGACGGAACTAACCCGGCGGGGACTCCTTAAGCATATCGTCGTAACCGATACGGTCTATTGTCCTGAATGTTTTGGCGAGGATTTACCCAATCTCGAAGTTGTTTCCTCTACGGAGCTTTCTGCCCATATCATCGCCACCATTGCGCTGGATAAATCTTTAGGAAAGCTCCTTGAACCATTTAATGCGGAAGCCTATTTGAGCCGTCCTCGCCTCTTTTAG